The proteins below are encoded in one region of Struthio camelus isolate bStrCam1 chromosome 11, bStrCam1.hap1, whole genome shotgun sequence:
- the SEPTIN6 gene encoding septin-6 isoform X10 yields MDTLFNTKFEGDPASHSQPGVQLKSNTYDLQESNVNLKLTIVSTVGFGDQINKEDSYKPIVEFIDAQFEAYLQEELKIKRVLHNYHDTRIHACLYFIAPTGHSLKSLDLVTMKKLDSKVNIIPIIAKSDAISKSELTKFKIKITSELVSNGVQIYQFPTDDESVAEINGTMNAHLPFAVIGSTEELKIGNKMMKARQYPWGTVQVENEAHCDFVKLREMLIRVNMEDLREQTHTRHYELYRRCKLEEMGFKDTDPDSKPFSLQETYEAKRNEFLGELQKKEEAMRQMFVQRVKEKEAELKEAEKELHEKFDRLKKLHQDEKKKLEDKKKSLDDEVNAFKQRKTAAELLQSQAQQAGGSQTLKRDKERKNFF; encoded by the exons GACCCAGCCTCTCACTCACAGCCTGGGGTCCAGCTGAAATCTAATACCTATGACCTGCAGGAGAGCAATGTCAACCTCAAACTGACTATTGTGAGCACAGTTGGCTTCGGGGATCAGATCAACAAAGAGGACAG CTATAAGCCCATCGTCGAGTTCATTGATGCTCAGTTTGAAGCCTATTTGCAAGAAGAACTGAAGATAAAGAGGGTCTTGCACAACTACCACGACACCCGAATCCATGCTTGTTTGTACTTCATTGCTCCGACAGGCCACTCACTGAAATCCCTGGACTTGGTAACAATGAAGAAGCTTGACAGCAAG gTCAACATCATTCCCATCATTGCCAAATCGGATGCCATTTCCAAGAGTGAGCTGaccaaatttaaaatcaaaatcacAAGTGAACTGGTCAGTAATGGTGTTCAGATCTACCAGTTCCCAACAGATGATGAATCGGTGGCGGAGATAAATGGGACAATGAAT GCCCACTTGCCATTTGCGGTGATCGGCAGCACGGAGGAGCtgaaaataggaaacaaaatgaTGAAAGCTCGTCAGTACCCCTGGGGCACAGTGCAGG TGGAGAATGAGGCTCACTGTGACTTTGTGAAACTGCGCGAGATGCTGATCCGTGTGAACATGGAAGACCTTCGTGAACAGACCCACACGCGCCACTATGAGCTGTACAGGCGATGTAAACTGGAAGAGATGGGTTTCAAGGACACCGATCCAGACAGCAAGCCCTTCAG ctTACAGGAAACTTATGAGGCTAAAAGAAATGAGTTTCTGGGGGaactgcagaaaaaggaagaggcgATGAGGCAAATGTTTGTCCAGAGGGTCAAGGAAAAAGAAGCGGAGCTGAAGGAAGCTGAAAAAGAG CTGCATGAAAAGTTTGATCGTCTAAAGAAGTTACAtcaggatgaaaaaaagaaactagaggACAAGAAGAAGTCTCTGGATGATGAAGTAAATGCATTTAAACAAAGGAAGACCGCAGCTGAATTGCTTCAATCTCAggctcagcaggctggaggatCGCAAACTCTTAAAAGagataaggagagaaaaaa ctttttttaa
- the SEPTIN6 gene encoding septin-6 isoform X9, translating to MDTLFNTKFEGDPASHSQPGVQLKSNTYDLQESNVNLKLTIVSTVGFGDQINKEDSYKPIVEFIDAQFEAYLQEELKIKRVLHNYHDTRIHACLYFIAPTGHSLKSLDLVTMKKLDSKVNIIPIIAKSDAISKSELTKFKIKITSELVSNGVQIYQFPTDDESVAEINGTMNAHLPFAVIGSTEELKIGNKMMKARQYPWGTVQVENEAHCDFVKLREMLIRVNMEDLREQTHTRHYELYRRCKLEEMGFKDTDPDSKPFSLQETYEAKRNEFLGELQKKEEAMRQMFVQRVKEKEAELKEAEKELHEKFDRLKKLHQDEKKKLEDKKKSLDDEVNAFKQRKTAAELLQSQAQQAGGSQTLKRDKERKNNPWLCTE from the exons GACCCAGCCTCTCACTCACAGCCTGGGGTCCAGCTGAAATCTAATACCTATGACCTGCAGGAGAGCAATGTCAACCTCAAACTGACTATTGTGAGCACAGTTGGCTTCGGGGATCAGATCAACAAAGAGGACAG CTATAAGCCCATCGTCGAGTTCATTGATGCTCAGTTTGAAGCCTATTTGCAAGAAGAACTGAAGATAAAGAGGGTCTTGCACAACTACCACGACACCCGAATCCATGCTTGTTTGTACTTCATTGCTCCGACAGGCCACTCACTGAAATCCCTGGACTTGGTAACAATGAAGAAGCTTGACAGCAAG gTCAACATCATTCCCATCATTGCCAAATCGGATGCCATTTCCAAGAGTGAGCTGaccaaatttaaaatcaaaatcacAAGTGAACTGGTCAGTAATGGTGTTCAGATCTACCAGTTCCCAACAGATGATGAATCGGTGGCGGAGATAAATGGGACAATGAAT GCCCACTTGCCATTTGCGGTGATCGGCAGCACGGAGGAGCtgaaaataggaaacaaaatgaTGAAAGCTCGTCAGTACCCCTGGGGCACAGTGCAGG TGGAGAATGAGGCTCACTGTGACTTTGTGAAACTGCGCGAGATGCTGATCCGTGTGAACATGGAAGACCTTCGTGAACAGACCCACACGCGCCACTATGAGCTGTACAGGCGATGTAAACTGGAAGAGATGGGTTTCAAGGACACCGATCCAGACAGCAAGCCCTTCAG ctTACAGGAAACTTATGAGGCTAAAAGAAATGAGTTTCTGGGGGaactgcagaaaaaggaagaggcgATGAGGCAAATGTTTGTCCAGAGGGTCAAGGAAAAAGAAGCGGAGCTGAAGGAAGCTGAAAAAGAG CTGCATGAAAAGTTTGATCGTCTAAAGAAGTTACAtcaggatgaaaaaaagaaactagaggACAAGAAGAAGTCTCTGGATGATGAAGTAAATGCATTTAAACAAAGGAAGACCGCAGCTGAATTGCTTCAATCTCAggctcagcaggctggaggatCGCAAACTCTTAAAAGagataaggagagaaaaaa TAACCCATGGCTCTGTACTGAGTAA
- the SEPTIN6 gene encoding septin-6 isoform X11, with protein MDTLFNTKFEGDPASHSQPGVQLKSNTYDLQESNVNLKLTIVSTVGFGDQINKEDSYKPIVEFIDAQFEAYLQEELKIKRVLHNYHDTRIHACLYFIAPTGHSLKSLDLVTMKKLDSKVNIIPIIAKSDAISKSELTKFKIKITSELVSNGVQIYQFPTDDESVAEINGTMNAHLPFAVIGSTEELKIGNKMMKARQYPWGTVQVENEAHCDFVKLREMLIRVNMEDLREQTHTRHYELYRRCKLEEMGFKDTDPDSKPFSLQETYEAKRNEFLGELQKKEEAMRQMFVQRVKEKEAELKEAEKELHEKFDRLKKLHQDEKKKLEDKKKSLDDEVNAFKQRKTAAELLQSQAQQAGGSQTLKRDKERKN; from the exons GACCCAGCCTCTCACTCACAGCCTGGGGTCCAGCTGAAATCTAATACCTATGACCTGCAGGAGAGCAATGTCAACCTCAAACTGACTATTGTGAGCACAGTTGGCTTCGGGGATCAGATCAACAAAGAGGACAG CTATAAGCCCATCGTCGAGTTCATTGATGCTCAGTTTGAAGCCTATTTGCAAGAAGAACTGAAGATAAAGAGGGTCTTGCACAACTACCACGACACCCGAATCCATGCTTGTTTGTACTTCATTGCTCCGACAGGCCACTCACTGAAATCCCTGGACTTGGTAACAATGAAGAAGCTTGACAGCAAG gTCAACATCATTCCCATCATTGCCAAATCGGATGCCATTTCCAAGAGTGAGCTGaccaaatttaaaatcaaaatcacAAGTGAACTGGTCAGTAATGGTGTTCAGATCTACCAGTTCCCAACAGATGATGAATCGGTGGCGGAGATAAATGGGACAATGAAT GCCCACTTGCCATTTGCGGTGATCGGCAGCACGGAGGAGCtgaaaataggaaacaaaatgaTGAAAGCTCGTCAGTACCCCTGGGGCACAGTGCAGG TGGAGAATGAGGCTCACTGTGACTTTGTGAAACTGCGCGAGATGCTGATCCGTGTGAACATGGAAGACCTTCGTGAACAGACCCACACGCGCCACTATGAGCTGTACAGGCGATGTAAACTGGAAGAGATGGGTTTCAAGGACACCGATCCAGACAGCAAGCCCTTCAG ctTACAGGAAACTTATGAGGCTAAAAGAAATGAGTTTCTGGGGGaactgcagaaaaaggaagaggcgATGAGGCAAATGTTTGTCCAGAGGGTCAAGGAAAAAGAAGCGGAGCTGAAGGAAGCTGAAAAAGAG CTGCATGAAAAGTTTGATCGTCTAAAGAAGTTACAtcaggatgaaaaaaagaaactagaggACAAGAAGAAGTCTCTGGATGATGAAGTAAATGCATTTAAACAAAGGAAGACCGCAGCTGAATTGCTTCAATCTCAggctcagcaggctggaggatCGCAAACTCTTAAAAGagataaggagagaaaaaa TTAA